AGCTAGGATTATACACTTTTCATGAGCTTATGCAATAAAACTTATAAACTTATTGAAAAAATCTCAATAAATTCGCTTTGAGGATGGAGCACAGCGTTTAGATAATCTCATTTACTTTCTTCTTTGTCTTGATACAAAGAAGTAACCCTTCGATCCTTCGATAGTTCGACAGGCTCACTACTCAGGGCTCAGGACAAGGCTGTCTCCCTGTTGTCATTCCCTAATTCCTTAATAGGGAATCCATGCTTTTACCTCTGGATCGCCGACTACTGATTTCGGGGATGACATAATAACAAAAAATTTAATTCAACCACAACCCTGTCATCCTGAATTTATTTCAGGATCTCATAAAGACATAGACACAAGAGATGCTGAAACGAGTTCAGCATGACTAATATAGTCATTTTCTTAACGCAATTTTTGGAATGCCGTTTAAGTCCTTTTCATTCCGAGAGGACTAGTGAACGCCAAACCATCCTCCCTCAAAGGGACAAGAAGGGTGAAGTTCATGAGAAGCGGAAAAGTGAAGATGGTTCAAAAGACAGGGGGGAATAAGGACAAAAATAAGAAAAAGCGGTGACAGACACTAATTAAAACATGTTTAGAGCATGGTGACGAAATATTTATTGGAGATGTTTACAACCACATGCATGATATACGCCGGCCAAAACGAGTTTCCCCTGTAGGCTATATATCCCCATAACAATCCGGTTATTACGCAGCTTAATGTTTCTATCTCTGGTTTGCCAAGATGCAATATTGTAAATGGTATCATCTGGATAAGGATGCTGCCTTCTTTGAACCTTTCTTTTAGACCGAAGAGGAGAAATCCACGAAACATAAATTCCCAACCCAGCATGTATACCAAAATTTCTAGGGAGTACGTTATCAAGTCGAAGTTTTCACTCGAATAATATCGTCTCACTGATGAAAGTTCAGAGGTTATATAGAGTATTGGCAAAGCAATGATAAGGAACGCGCAAACGTAGACCGACCATATTTTGTAATT
This genomic stretch from Thermodesulfobacteriota bacterium harbors:
- a CDS encoding CPBP family intramembrane glutamic endopeptidase encodes the protein YNEIIVISFSTLFIVIRYYHSVGNTWFSSFLYLGVLPILTILIFLRKNPLDFGLRIGNYKIWSVYVCAFLIIALPILYITSELSSVRRYYSSENFDLITYSLEILVYMLGWEFMFRGFLLFGLKERFKEGSILIQMIPFTILHLGKPEIETLSCVITGLLWGYIAYRGNSFWPAYIMHVVVNISNKYFVTML